One Myotis daubentonii chromosome 3, mMyoDau2.1, whole genome shotgun sequence genomic window carries:
- the DVL3 gene encoding segment polarity protein dishevelled homolog DVL-3: protein MGETKIIYHLDGQETPYLVKLPLPAERVTLADFKGVLQRPSYKFFFKSMDDDFGVVKEEISDDNAKLPCFNGRVVSWLVSAEGSHPEPAPFCADNPSELPPPMERTGGIGDSRPPSFHPHAGGGSQENLDNDTETDSLVSAQRERPRRRDGPEHTTRLNGTAKGERRREPGGYDSSTTLMSSELETTSFFDSEEDDSTSRFSSSTEQSSASRLMRRHKRRRRKQKVSRIERSSSFSSITDSTMSLNIITVTLNMEKYNFLGISIVGQSNERGDGGIYIGSIMKGGAVAADGRIEPGDMLLQVNEINFENMSNDDAVRVLREIVHKPGPITLTVAKCWDPSPRGCFTLPRSEPIRPIDPAAWVSHTAAMTGTFPAYGMSPSLSTITSTSSSITSSIPDTERLDDFHLSIHSDMAAIVKAMASPESGLEVRDRMWLKITIPNAFIGSDVVDWLYHNVEGFTDRREARKYASNLLKAGFIRHTVNKITFSEQCYYIFGDLCGNMANLSLHDHDGSSGASDQDTLAPLPHPGAAPWPMAFPYQYPPPPHPYNPHPGFPELGYSYGGGSASSQHSEGSRSSGSNRSGSDRRKEKDPKAGDSKSGGSGSESDHTTRSSLRGPRERAPSERSGPAASEHSHRSHHSLASSLRSHHTHPSYGPPGVPPLYGPPMLMMPPPPAAMGPPGAPPGRDLASVPPELTASRQSFRMAMGNPTKNFGLFDFL from the exons ATGGGCGAGACCAAGATCATCTACCACCTGGACGGGCAGGAGACGCCGTACCTGGTGAAGCTGCCGCTGCCCGCCGAGCGCGTCACCTTGGCGGACTTTAAGGGCGTTCTGCAGCGGCCCAGCTATAAGTTCTTCTTCAAGTCTATGGACGACGATTTCGG AGTGGTGAAGGAGGAGATCTCAGATGACAATGCCAAGTTGCCCTGCTTCAATGGCCGGGTGGTGTCCTGG CTGGTGTCAGCTGAAGGCTCACACCCAGAGCCAGCTCCCTTCTGTGCTGATAACCCATCGGAGCTGCCACCTCCCATGGAGCGCACAGGAGGCATTGGGGACTCCCGGCCGCCATCCTTCCA CCCTCATGCTGGTGGGGGCAGCCAGGAGAACCTGGACAATGACACAGAGACGGACTCCTTGGTGTCTGCCCAGCGGGAGCGGCCTCGCAGGAGGGACGGCCCAGAGCACA CAACCCGGCTAAATGGAACTGCAAAAGGGGAGCGGCGGCGAGAACCAGGGGGTTATGACAGCTCGACTACCCTCATGAGCAGCGAGTTGGAGACCACCAGCTTCTTTGATTCCGAGGAGGATGACTCCACCAGCAG GTTCAGCAGCTCCACAGAGCAGAGCAGTGCCTCACGCCTGATGAGAAGACACAAGCGGCGGCGGCGGAAGCAGAAGGTTTCCCGGATTGAGCGG TCCTCATCCTTCAGCAGCATCACGGACTCCACTATGTCACTCAACATCATCACGGTCACTCTCAACATGG AAAAGTATAACTTCTTGGGCATCTCCATTGTGGGCCAAAGCAACGAGCGTGGTGACGGAGGCATCTACATTGGCTCTATCATGAAGGGTGGGGCCGTGGCTGCTGATGGACGCATCGAGCCAGGAGATATGCTGTTACAG GTAAACGAGATCAACTTTGAGAACATGAGTAATGACGACGCAGTCCGGGTACTGCGGGAGATTGTGCACAAACCAGG GCCCATCACCCTGACTGTAGCCAAGTGCTGGGACCCAAGTCCACGTGGTTGCTTCACATTGCCCAGGA GCGAGCCCATCCGGCCCATTGACCCTGCGGCCTGGGTCTCCCACACTGCAGCCATGACTGGCACCTTCCCTGCCTACGGCATGAGCCCCTCCCTGagcaccatcacctccaccagcTCCTCTATCACCAGCTCCATCCCTGACACAGAGC gcctagACGACTTTCACCTGTCCATCCACAGTGACATGGCTGCCATTGTGAAAGCCATGGCCTCCCCTGAATCCGGGCTGGAGGTCCGAgaccgcatgtggctcaagatcACTATCCCCAACGCTTTCATCG GCTCGGATGTGGTGGACTGGCTGTACCACAACGTGGAAGGCTTCACTGACCGACGAGAAGCCCGCAAGTATGCAAGCAACCTGCTGAAAGCTGGCTTCATCCGCCACACTGTCAACAAGATCACCTTCTCCGAGCAGTGCTACTACATCTTTGGTGACCTCTGCGGCA ACATGGCCAACCTGTCCCTCCACGATCACGACGGCTCCAGCGGTGCCTCTGACCAGGACACACTGGCCCCTTTGCCGCACCCGGGGGCTGCCCCTTGGCCCATGGCTTTCCCCTACCAGTACCCGCCACCCCCGCACCCCTACAACCCACACCCAGGCTTCCCGGAGCTGGGGTACAGCTACGGCGGGGGCAGTGCCAGCAGTCAGCACAGTGAAG GCAGCCGGAGCAGTGGCTCCAACCGCAGCGGCAGCGACCGGCGGAAAGAGAAAGACCCGAAGGCTGGAGACTCGAAGTCAGGTGGCAGCGGCAGCGAGTCGGACCACACAACCCGCAGCAGCCTGCGGGGGCCCCGGGAGCGGGCGCCCAGCGAGCGCTCGGGGCCTGCCGCCAGCGAGCACAGCCACCGCAGCCACCACTCGCTGGCCAGCAGCCTGCGCAGCCATCACACGCACCCGAGCTACGGCCCCCCTGGCGTGCCCCCTCTCTACGGCCCCCCCATGCTGATGATGCCCCCACCGCCCGCGGCCATGGGACCCCCAGGAGCCCCCCCAGGCCGTGACCTGGCCTCGGTGCCCCCCGAACTGACTGCCAGCAGACAGTCCTTCCGCATGGCCATGGGAAACCCCA CCAAGAATTTCGGGCTGTTTGACTTTCTGTGA
- the AP2M1 gene encoding AP-2 complex subunit mu: protein MIGGLFIYNHKGEVLISRVYRDDIGRNAVDAFRVNVIHARQQVRSPVTNIARTSFFHVKRSNIWLAAVTKQNVNAAMVFEFLYKMCDVMAAYFGKISEENIKNNFVLIYELLDEILDFGYPQNSETGALKTFITQQGIKSQTKEEQSQITSQVTGQIGWRREGIKYRRNELFLDVLESVNLLMSPQGQVLSAHVSGRVVMKSYLSGMPECKFGMNDKIVIEKQGKGTADETSKSGKQSIAIDDCTFHQCVRLSKFDSERSISFIPPDGEFELMRYRTTKDIILPFRVIPLVREVGRTKLEVKVVIKSNFKPSLLAQKIEVRIPTPLNTSGVQVICMKGKAKYKASENAIVWKIKRMAGMKESQISAEIELLPTNDKKKWARPPISMNFEVPFAPSGLKVRYLKVFEPKLNYSDHDVIKWVRYIGRSGIYETRC, encoded by the exons ATGATTGGAGGCTTATTCATCTATAATCACAAGGGGGAGGTGCTCATCTCCCGGGTCTACCGAGATGACATCGG GAGGAATGCCGTGGACGCTTTTCGGGTCAATGTTATCCACGCCCGGCAACAGGTGCGCAGCCCCGTCACCAACATCGCTCGCACTAGTTTCTTCCATGTTAAGCGGTCCAACATCTGGCTGGCAGCTGTCACCAAGCAGAATGTCAACGCTGCCATGGTCTTCGAATTCCTCTATAAGATGTGTGACGTAATGGCTGCCTACTTTGGCAAGATCAGCGAGGAGAACATCAAGAACAATTTTGTGCTCATATATGAGCTGCTGGATG AGATCCTGGACTTTGGCTATCCACAGAACTCAGAGACAGGCGCGCTGAAAACCTTCATTACCCAGCAGGGCATCAAGAGCCAG ACAAAAGAAGAACAATCCCAGATCACCAGCCAGGTGACTGGGCAGATTGGTTGGCGGCGGGAGGGCATCAAGTATCGCCGGAACGAGCTGTTCCTGGATGTGCTGGAGAGTGTGAACCTCCTCATGTCCCCGCAGG GGCAGGTGCTGAGCGCCCATGTGTCGGGGCGGGTGGTGATGAAGAGCTACCTGAGTGGCATGCCTGAGTGCAAGTTTGGGATGAATGACAAGATTGTAATTGAGAAGCAGGGCAAAGGCACAGCAGATGAAACAAGCAAGAG CGGGAAGCAATCAATTGCCATTGATGACTGCACCTTCCACCAATGTGTGCGACTCAGCAAGTTTGACTCTGAACGCAGCATCAGCTTCATCCCACCAGATGGAGAGTTTGAGCTCATGAG GTATCGCACCACCAAGGACATCATCCTTCCTTTCCGGGTGATCCCACTGGTGCGGGAAGTGGGGCGCACCAAGCTTGAAGTCAAGGTGGTCATCAAGTCCAACTTCAAGCCCTCACTCCTGGCTCAGAAGATTGAG GTGAGGATCCCAACCCCGTTGAACACAAGTGGGGTGCAGGTGATCTGCATGAAGGGGAAGGCCAAGTACAAGGCCAGTGAGAACGCCATCGTGTGGAA GATCAAGCGCATGGCAGGCATGAAGGAATCGCAGATCAGCGCAGAGATTGAGCTGCTGCCCACCAATGATAAGAAGAAGTGGGCCCGACCCCCCATTTCCATGAACTTTGAG GTGCCATTCGCACCCTCTGGCCTCAAGGTGCGCTACTTGAAGGTGTTTGAACCGAAGCTGAACTACAGCGACCACGATGTCATCAAATGGGTGCGCTACATTGGCCGAAGTGGCATCTATGAGACACGCTGCTAG
- the ABCF3 gene encoding ATP-binding cassette sub-family F member 3 isoform X1: protein MSPLRMRHARRDALSGEGQGWALAGVSPRLRGREPDCNMATCAEILRSEFPEIDGQVFDYVTGVLHSGSADFESVDDLVEAVGELLQEVSGDSKDDAGIRAVCQRMYNTLRLAEPQSQGNSQVLLDAPIQLSKITENYDCGTNLPGLLKREQSSTVNAKKLEKAEARLKAKQEKRSEKDTLKTSNPLVLEEASASQAGSRKESRLESSGKNKSYDVRIENFDVSFGDRVLLAGADVNLAWGRRYGLVGRNGLGKTTLLKMLATRSLRVPAHISLLHVEQEVAGDDTPALQSVLESDTVREDLLQRERELSAQVAAGRAEGSEAAQLAEIYAKLEEIEADKAPARASVILAGLGFTPKMQQQPTREFSGGWRMRLALARALFARPDLLLLDEPTNMLDVRAILWLENYLQTWPSTILVVSHDRNFLNAIATDIIHLHSQRLDGYRGDFETFIKSKQERLLNQQREYEAQQQYRQHIQVFIDRFRYNANRASQVQSKLKMLEKLPELKPVDKELEVVMKFPDGFEKFSPPILQLDEVDFYYDPKHVIFSRLSVSADLESRICVVGENGAGKSTMLKLLMGDLTPVRGIRHAHRNLKIGYFSQHHVEQLDLNVSAVELLSRKFPGRPEEEYRHQLGRYGISGELAVRPVASLSGGQKSRVAFAQMTMPCPNFYILDEPTNHLDMETIEALGRALNSFRGGVILVSHDERFIRLVCQELWVCEGGGVTRVEGGFDQYRALLQEQFRREGFL, encoded by the exons ATGTCACCACTACGCATGCGCCATGCAAGGAGGGACGCGCTTtcgggggaagggcaggggtgggcctTGGCCGGGGTCTCACCGCGACTGCGCGGAAGGGAGCCGGACTGTAACATGGCGACTTGCGCTGAAATCCTGCGGAGCGAGTTTCCCGAAATTGACGGACAGGTCTTCGACTACGTAACCG gcgtCTTGCACAGCGGCAGCGCGGACTTCGAGTCCGTGGACGACCTGGTGGAAGCTGTGGGGGAACTGTTGCAAGAGGTGTCCGGGGACAGCAAGGATGACGCGGGCATCAGAGCCGTGTGTCAGCGCATGTACAACACTCTGCGCCT GGCTGAGCCGCAGAGCCAGGGAAACAGCCAGGTGCTGCTGGACGCCCCCATCCAGTTGTCAAAGATCACGGAGAACTACG ACTGTGGCACCAACCTTCCAGGGCTGCTGAAGAGGGAACAGTCCTCg ACAGTGAATGCAAAGAAGCTAGAGAAGGCTGAGGCTCGACTAAAGGCAAAGCAGGAGAAACGTTCAGAGAAGGACACACTCAAGACCAGCAACCCTCT agTCTTGGAAGAGGCATcagccagccaggcaggcagcagaaAGGAGAGTCGGTTGGAATCATCTGGCAAGAACAAATCCTACGATGTGCGAATTGAGAACTTTGACGTGTCTTTTGGCGATAG GGTGCTGCTGGCTGGTGCAGATGTGAACCTGGCATGGGGCCGCCGCTATGGGCTAGTGGGCCGGAATGGGCTGGGGAAGACAACACTGTTGAAGATGCTGGCCACCCGGAGCCTGCGAGTCCCAGCCCATATTTCCCTGCTGCACGTAGAGCAGGAGGTTGCTGGAGATGACACCCCTGCCCTGCAGAGTGTGCTGGAGAGTGACACTGTACGAGAAGACCTCCTGCAGCGAGAGCGGGAGCTCAGTGCCCAGGTTGCTGCTGGCAG GGCTGAGGGCTCAGAAGCTGCACAGCTGGCAGAAATCTATGCCAAACTGGAGGAGATTGAGGCTGACAAGGCACCTGCCAG GGCATCAGTCATTCTTGCTGGACTTGGCTTTACCCCTAAAATGCAGCAGCAGCCTACCCG ggAGTTCTCAGGTGGCTGGAGGATGAGACtggccctggcccgggccctgttTGCTAG GCCAGATCTTCTGCTGTTAGACG AACCCACAAACATGCTGGATGTAAGGGCCATCCTATGGCTGGAGAATTACCTGCAG ACGTGGCCCTCCACAATTCTGGTCGTCTCCCACGACCGAAACTTCCTGAATGCCATAGCCACAGACATCATCCACCTGCACAGCCAGCGGCTAGATGGCTACCGGGGAGACTTTGAGACCTTTATCAAAAGCAAGCAGGAGCGACTACTCAACCAGCAGCGTGAATATGAGGCACAGCAGCAGTATCGCCAGCATATCCAG GTTTTCATTGACCGGTTCCGCTACAATGCCAACAGAGCCTCTCAAGTACAGAGTAAACTCAAGATGCTGGAGAAGCT GCCAGAGCTGAAACCCGTGGACAAGGAGCTGGAGGTAGTGATGAA gtTCCCTGATGGGTTTGAGAAGTTCTCACCACCAATTCTGCAACTAGATGAGGTGGATTTCTACTATGACCCTAAACACGTTATCTTCAGCCGTCTCTCCGTCTCTGCTGATCTTGAATCCCGCATCTGTGTG GTTGGGGAGAATGGGGCTGGGAAGTCTACCATGCTGAAGCTGCTTATGGGGGACCTAACACCTGTTCGAGGCATCAGACATGCTCACCG GAATCTGAAGATTGGCTATTTCAGCCAGCACCACGTGGAACAGCTGGACCTGAACGTCAGTGCTGTGGAGCTGCTGTCACGCAAGTTTCCTG GACGGCCTGAGGAAGAGTATCGTCACCAGCTCGGCCGGTATGGCATCTCTGGAGAACTGGCTGTGCGCCCTGTTGCCAGCTTGTCTGGGGGCCAGAAGAGCCGGGTAGCCTTTGCTCAGATGACTATGCCCTG CCCCAACTTCTACATTCTGGATGAACCCACAAACCACCTGGATATGGAGACAATTGAGGCTCTTGGCCGTGCTCTCAACAGTTTCAGG GGTGGCGTGATTCTGGTATCCCACGATGAGCGCTTCATCAGGCTGGTGTGCCAGGAGTTGTGGGTGTGCGAAGGAGGCGGCGTCACCCGGGTCGAGGGGGGATTTGACCAGTACCGTGCTCTTCTCCAGGAACAGTTCCGCCGTGAGGGCTTCCTCTAG
- the ABCF3 gene encoding ATP-binding cassette sub-family F member 3 isoform X2, with product MTPLPCRVCWRVTLYEKTSCSESGSSVPRLLLAGEGSVQLSFTEAEGSEAAQLAEIYAKLEEIEADKAPARASVILAGLGFTPKMQQQPTREFSGGWRMRLALARALFARPDLLLLDEPTNMLDVRAILWLENYLQTWPSTILVVSHDRNFLNAIATDIIHLHSQRLDGYRGDFETFIKSKQERLLNQQREYEAQQQYRQHIQVFIDRFRYNANRASQVQSKLKMLEKLPELKPVDKELEVVMKFPDGFEKFSPPILQLDEVDFYYDPKHVIFSRLSVSADLESRICVVGENGAGKSTMLKLLMGDLTPVRGIRHAHRNLKIGYFSQHHVEQLDLNVSAVELLSRKFPGRPEEEYRHQLGRYGISGELAVRPVASLSGGQKSRVAFAQMTMPCPNFYILDEPTNHLDMETIEALGRALNSFRGGVILVSHDERFIRLVCQELWVCEGGGVTRVEGGFDQYRALLQEQFRREGFL from the exons ATGACACCCCTGCCCTGCAGAGTGTGCTGGAGAGTGACACTGTACGAGAAGACCTCCTGCAGCGAGAGCGGGAGCTCAGTGCCCAGGTTGCTGCTGGCAGGTGAAGGCTCCGTGCAGCTGTCCTTCACAGA GGCTGAGGGCTCAGAAGCTGCACAGCTGGCAGAAATCTATGCCAAACTGGAGGAGATTGAGGCTGACAAGGCACCTGCCAG GGCATCAGTCATTCTTGCTGGACTTGGCTTTACCCCTAAAATGCAGCAGCAGCCTACCCG ggAGTTCTCAGGTGGCTGGAGGATGAGACtggccctggcccgggccctgttTGCTAG GCCAGATCTTCTGCTGTTAGACG AACCCACAAACATGCTGGATGTAAGGGCCATCCTATGGCTGGAGAATTACCTGCAG ACGTGGCCCTCCACAATTCTGGTCGTCTCCCACGACCGAAACTTCCTGAATGCCATAGCCACAGACATCATCCACCTGCACAGCCAGCGGCTAGATGGCTACCGGGGAGACTTTGAGACCTTTATCAAAAGCAAGCAGGAGCGACTACTCAACCAGCAGCGTGAATATGAGGCACAGCAGCAGTATCGCCAGCATATCCAG GTTTTCATTGACCGGTTCCGCTACAATGCCAACAGAGCCTCTCAAGTACAGAGTAAACTCAAGATGCTGGAGAAGCT GCCAGAGCTGAAACCCGTGGACAAGGAGCTGGAGGTAGTGATGAA gtTCCCTGATGGGTTTGAGAAGTTCTCACCACCAATTCTGCAACTAGATGAGGTGGATTTCTACTATGACCCTAAACACGTTATCTTCAGCCGTCTCTCCGTCTCTGCTGATCTTGAATCCCGCATCTGTGTG GTTGGGGAGAATGGGGCTGGGAAGTCTACCATGCTGAAGCTGCTTATGGGGGACCTAACACCTGTTCGAGGCATCAGACATGCTCACCG GAATCTGAAGATTGGCTATTTCAGCCAGCACCACGTGGAACAGCTGGACCTGAACGTCAGTGCTGTGGAGCTGCTGTCACGCAAGTTTCCTG GACGGCCTGAGGAAGAGTATCGTCACCAGCTCGGCCGGTATGGCATCTCTGGAGAACTGGCTGTGCGCCCTGTTGCCAGCTTGTCTGGGGGCCAGAAGAGCCGGGTAGCCTTTGCTCAGATGACTATGCCCTG CCCCAACTTCTACATTCTGGATGAACCCACAAACCACCTGGATATGGAGACAATTGAGGCTCTTGGCCGTGCTCTCAACAGTTTCAGG GGTGGCGTGATTCTGGTATCCCACGATGAGCGCTTCATCAGGCTGGTGTGCCAGGAGTTGTGGGTGTGCGAAGGAGGCGGCGTCACCCGGGTCGAGGGGGGATTTGACCAGTACCGTGCTCTTCTCCAGGAACAGTTCCGCCGTGAGGGCTTCCTCTAG